One window from the genome of Saccharomyces mikatae IFO 1815 strain IFO1815 genome assembly, chromosome: 4 encodes:
- the DOP1 gene encoding Dop1p (similar to Saccharomyces cerevisiae DOP1 (YDR141C); ancestral locus Anc_8.313): protein MSLPLKPLTIDSNNKQLDSKQKKFRANVERALERFDSVTEWADYIASLGTLLKALQSWSPKFQNVRYYVPSPYQVSRRLTSSLSPALPAGVHQKTLEVYTYIFENIGLETLATECNIWIPGILPLMTYASMSVRSHLIELYDNYILQLPQTTLRLLIRPLISSLLPGIDDESSDFLPLTLKLIETLQENLVDDSLFWQTLFLVMTANKGRRLGGLIWLTRKFPSLNAVPHLINKVIKETEEDTSESGTSDSHLDRKKRKEEAFKILLPAAKDLVTPEPGLLIRCLVGCLEEENDILIKRGVLDLLLQRLRLDSPVLNVLITSEDKKLLIMSCCKTTLSKDMSLNRRIWNWLLGPTAGGILNSNNGNSMTDNTSTKAENEESNEYFTKYGLDVLLEGLNDLLIEEESVLTAFKMSMAVMDRWEIGSIVIPELFIPLLFSSEKFKGNEQIMKTARTFFDNVETNIIWGKLFQKLEDSKNLRILDFVLTNFNIGSDEEIIVRHLPLILLTLLALPFDNKNIQNIHRSQNFSLYNKLLSFIPERALLPLSHSKLNYEDDDMSCEKLLSKIRAFYGIVSNPSSTLEKDNAVERLPPFTTEDLTFWIAKLIHEKLLSSLSNLENINESSKLFITIFEKIPESEEFKGVSNSIWSDKKITQSIFEAIPKLCESDDDEKSKEIVGIVEIFSNYLYSRMDFIESMKLLKVVMMAVWRSLKDPHHQILGIKNLKTLNRFVPAKFIESALVYTFVEEDDISERLGVLDLLWTQLDSNTNLIRHPLELILGELFDDQNPFYLTVSKWILSIINSGSASRLFYILTDNILKATHFENETLDERDDLDMLTYKLQMLAYVLKTNNGRIRKVFSTELTSIKSLTIWKNEDVSTYKCLLLVMLMKFLNVKNNTHAKSIRSALILLDILLDGTEENFKDIVIFLLQMSSKYIAEEGIEPELIAVSLLDIVSKVLRLSHDNGIKLDIFDDNAAHLKYIDYLVTSVSNMKSPLIVTAYVKLLSESIVYFESSIFRMILPLSASLVQCVQRLFLLEKKEGGYYQPVALLLGGLEELLEISHGYLVTDEREGYFSGSNLKGDFIQSVVSNVFSSDSSNEESKIQGERDVILQSFRQVISCCLDIWYWAHSISGKSKDDSNLDVTNHNSYKFKFRSKKLLETLFLLEPLELLENLINIKPENVTVTLVHVLDGNKPAITIPHLLYGVIVRYNRTASVKFSNRDGSRASTTKLTKGEPSMLKRLSGESVISFLFRYVDSVENSAVEEFYGDFLLFFREVATNYNLYSEVSLSLLKFVALISEKVSKTQFGEQKRVRREISDVFFKYLPNAFINFTNLHRSHPDSFKDLEFVLWRIQYIVDDQVGGDKFNTTLSTIVNQCLTPYIKPKSEKTIPSYVLELAVVVAHLGSKVKSWRLLIAELFQNDKKLSVIGSSQIWEKIIYEWSIYTENKSKILNDLLLEIGSKRSSVTPTLITFNLGSDSEVEYKCQNLLKISYLLMISPNDAYLLQFSSLISCIFQYLVSKDIKLKGSCWILLRVLLLRFSESHFNDYWSMISYCLQTNLQEFYESLQIQSEVDSRTVLQVCKTLDLLLLLNMEGFTSTNEWIFVIDTINCVYKTNSFVALVDEIAEFKDYEITKADDLEMPTTLKDGLPLLRGVHKIERHTQLRNFFQNLSYVHYEEVYGLGTVDLYGCGEDLKKDILS from the coding sequence atgtcCTTGCCTTTAAAGCCACTTACAATTGACTCAAATAATAAGCAACTAGACTCTAAACAGAAGAAGTTTCGTGCTAATGTTGAGCGGGCACTAGAGAGATTTGACTCGGTAACAGAATGGGCGGATTATATTGCTAGTTTGGGAACCCTACTGAAGGCATTGCAAAGTTGGTCACCTAAATTTCAGAATGTAAGATACTACGTTCCTTCGCCATATCAGGTAAGCCGAAGATTGACATCTTCGCTATCACCTGCATTACCAGCAGGTGTTCATCAAAAAACATTGGAGGTTTATACGTACATATTCGAAAACATTGGCCTTGAAACTCTGGCTACAGAATGTAACATCTGGATTCCAGGTATTTTACCCTTAATGACTTACGCTTCAATGTCCGTTAGATCGCATTTAATAGAGCTCTACGACAATTATATCCTTCAGTTACCTCAAACAACATTAAGACTGCTAATCAGACCTTTGATTTCAAGTTTGTTGCCTGGgattgatgatgaaagtaGTGATTTTTTACCTTTAACTTTAAAGCTCATTGAGACTCTGCAAGAAAATTTGGTTGACGATTCTTTATTTTGGCAAACGTTGTTTCTGGTAATGACTGCAAATAAAGGTAGAAGACTGGGGGGTCTCATATGGCTGACCAGAAAATTTCCATCACTAAATGCTGTACCCCATCTGATCAATAAGGTTATAAAGGAGACTGAAGAAGATACGAGCGAAAGTGGGACTAGCGATTCTCATCTGGacaggaaaaaaaggaaagaggAAGCTTTTAAGATCTTACTACCCGCGGCTAAAGATTTAGTGACTCCTGAGCCAGGGTTGCTTATTCGATGCCTTGTTGGTTGTTTAGAAGAGGAGAATGACATTCTTATTAAAAGAGGCGTTTTAGATCTTTTGTTACAGAGGCTAAGGCTAGACTCCCCTGTTTTAAATGTTCTTATTACTTCTGAAGACAAGAAATTACTGATCATGAGCTGTTGCAAAACTACTTTGAGCAAGGATATGTCTTTGAACAGAAGAATATGGAATTGGCTTCTAGGCCCTACTGCGGGGGGGATACTGAACAGCAACAACGGAAACTCTATGACAGACAATACGTCAACAAAGgctgaaaatgaagagagTAATGAGTACTTCACAAAATACGGATTAGACGTTCTTTTAGAAGGTTTAAATGATCTTCttatagaagaagaatctgTTCTAACCGCGTTTAAGATGAGCATGGCAGTCATGGATAGATGGGAAATTGGTTCAATTGTAATACCTGAACTGTTCATCCCACTTCTCTTTTCGTcggaaaaattcaaaggcAACGAACAAATCATGAAAACTGCCCgtactttttttgataatgttGAAACTAATATTATATGGGGAAAGctgtttcaaaaacttgaagaTAGTAAGAATTTGAGAATTCTAGACTTCGTATTAACAAACTTTAATATTGGAAGCGACGAGGAAATAATTGTGCGTCACCTTCctttaatattattaacTTTACTTGCTCTACCAtttgataataaaaacattcaaaatattcataGGAgccaaaatttttctttgtataACAAGTTGTTGAGTTTTATCCCTGAAAGAGCTCTTCTTCCCCTCAGCCACTCAAAATTAAATTATGAGGATGATGATATGAGCTGCGAAAAACTTTTGAGCAAAATACGCGCATTCTACGGTATTGTTTCTAATCCATCTAGCACCTTAGAGAAAGACAATGCGGTCGAACGTTTACCACCTTTTACAACGGAGGACTTAACTTTTTGGATAGCAAAACTCATTCACGAAAAGCTCCTTTCAAGTTTAAGCAACCTGGAGAATATTAACGAGAGTTCTAAGTTATTCATAActatctttgaaaagatacCTGAGTCTGAAGAATTTAAAGGAGTTTCCAACTCAATCTGGTCcgataaaaaaataactcaaAGTATTTTTGAAGCGATTCCTAAGCTCTGTGAgtctgatgatgatgaaaaatccAAAGAAATTGTCGGGATTGTCGAAATCTTTAGTAACTATTTATATTCACGTATGGATTTCATTGAGTCCatgaaattattgaaagtaGTTATGATGGCTGTGTGGAGATCTCTGAAAGATCCACACCATCAAATATTAGGGATCAAGAACTTGAAGACCTTAAACAGATTTGTCCCAGccaaatttattgaaagtGCGTTAGTCTATACGTTCGTGGAAGAGGATGATATATCCGAGAGACTGGGAGTGCTGGATCTGCTATGGACACAACTAGACTCCAATACAAATTTGATTAGGCACCCTCTGGAGTTAATTTTGGGTGAACTGTTTGACGATCAAAATCCTTTCTATCTAACCGTTTCAAAATGgattttatcaataatCAATTCGGGATCTGCCTCTAGActgttttatatattgactgataatattttgaaagctactcattttgaaaatgaaacttTAGATGAAAGGGATGATCTTGATATGCTCACATATAAGCTTCAAATGCTTGCCTAcgttttgaaaacaaataatGGACGCATTAGGAAAGTTTTCTCCACTGAACTTACCTCAATAAAGTCCTTAACTATATGGAAAAATGAGGATGTTTCTACTTATAAATGCTTGCTGCTAGTTATGCTGATGAAATTTCTGAATGTTAAGAATAACACTCATGCTAAGAGTATCAGGAGTGCGCTTATTCTTTTGGATATCTTGCTTGATGGCACTGAGGAAAACTTCAAAGATattgttatatttttacttCAAATGTCATCTAAGTATATTGCAGAAGAGGGGATCGAGCCGGAATTGATAGCGGTTTCCTTATTGGATATTGTGTCAAAGGTTCTAAGACTCTCACACGATAATGGTATCAAACTGGACATTTTTGATGACAATGCCGCTCATTTGAAATACATCGATTACCTCGTCACTAGTGTTTCAAATATGAAGAGTCCTCTCATTGTAACGGCTTATGTGAAGCTTCTTTCGGAAAGtattgtttattttgagAGTTCTATATTTCGAATGATTTTGCCGTTATCTGCGTCTTTAGTGCAATGTGTTCAAAGGTTGTTTTtacttgaaaagaaagaagggGGTTATTACCAACCAGTAGCTTTGCTGCTAGGTGGCCTGGAGGAGTTATTGGAAATTTCACATGGCTATCTTGTTACTGACGAAAGGGAAGGATACTTTTCTGGGTCTAATCTAAAAGGTGATTTTATTCAGTCTGTGGTCTCAAATGTTTTTTCATcagattcttcaaatgagGAGAGTAAGATACAAGGCGAAAGGGACgtaattcttcaatcttTCAGACAAGTTATTTCATGTTGTTTGGATATTTGGTATTGGGCTCACAGCATTTCGGGTAAATCTAAAGATGATTCTAATCTGGATGTCACAAATCATAACTCGTACAAGTTCAAGTTCAGGTCGAAGAAACTGTTAGAAACTCTATTCTTACTAGAACCTTTAGAGCTTTTAGAGAATTTAATAAACATTAAGCCAGAGAATGTTACCGTTACGCTGGTGCATGTACTTGACGGCAATAAACCCGCCATCACAATACCGCATTTACTATATGGTGTAATTGTCAGGTACAACAGAACGGCATCAGTTAAGTTTTCTAATCGTGATGGAAGCAGAGCAAGTACAACTAAATTAACTAAAGGTGAGCCTTCaatgttgaaaagattaagTGGGGAATCagttatttcttttttgttccGCTACGTAGATTCTGTGGAAAACTCTGCTGTCGAAGAATTTTATGGAGATTTCCTATTATTCTTTAGAGAAGTAGCAACCAATTATAACCTATATTCCGAAGTTTCATTGTCTTTGCTAAAATTTGTTGCTCTTATTTCTGAAAAAGTAAGTAAAACACAGTTTGGAGAACAAAAACGAGTTAGAAGGGAGATTTCTGATGTGTTTTTCAAATACCTACCCAATGCATTTATCAACTTTACGAATTTACATCGTAGCCATCCCGATTCATTTAAAGATTTAGAGTTCGTACTATGGCGTATCCAATATATCGTTGACGATCAAGTTGGAGGCGACAAGTTTAATACAACGCTATCGACAATTGTGAATCAATGTTTAACTCCATATATCAAACccaaaagtgaaaaaactatCCCAAGTTACGTCTTAGAACTAGCTGTGGTGGTAGCCCATTTAGGTTCAAAGGTCAAGAGTTGGAGACTTTTAATCGCGGAGCTGTTTCAAAATGACAAGAAACTTTCGGTGATCGGCAGTAGTCAAATTTGGGAAAAGATTATTTATGAATGGTCCATATACACAGaaaataaatcaaaaattttgaacGATTTGCTACTGGAAATTGGTTCTAAGCGCTCAAGTGTCACACCGACGTTGATCACATTCAACTTAGGCAGCGATTCAGAAGTTGAGTACAAGTGCCAAAACCTTCTGAAGATATCGTACCTGCTAATGATATCACCAAATGACGCGTATTTGTTACagttttcctctttgatAAGTTGCATTTTCCAATATTTGGTATCCAAGGATATCAAATTAAAGGGAAGTTGTTGGATCTTGCTAAGAGTTTTGCTTTTGAGATTTTCAGAATCTCATTTCAACGACTACTGGTCTATGATTAGCTACTGCTTACAAACCAATTTACAGGAATTTTATGAGTCATTGCAGATACAATCGGAAGTCGATTCACGAACAGTATTGCAAGTATGTAAAACTTTGGATCTACTACTCTTACTCAACATGGAAGGGTTCACTTCTACGAATGAATGGATATTTGTTATCGATACAATAAACtgtgtatataaaacaaattCATTCGTCGCACTGGTAGACGAAATTGCAGAGTTCAAGGATTATGAAATTACCAAAGCTGATGATCTCGAAATGCCAACAACTTTAAAAGACGGCCTTCCCTTATTGCGAGGCGTTCACAAAATTGAAAGGCACACACAACTAAGGAATTTTTTCCAGAATTTGAGTTATGTACATTATGAGGAAGTTTACGGATTAGGGACAGTTGATTTATATGGTTGTGGTGAGGATCTCAAAAAGGATATTCTATCATAA
- the MTQ2 gene encoding S-adenosylmethionine-dependent methyltransferase (similar to Saccharomyces cerevisiae MTQ2 (YDR140W); ancestral locus Anc_8.312), producing MLPTPYVKCDYTKVYEPAEDSFLLLDCLEKEQDFLKQRFSCRLTIVCEIGSGSGIVTTFLMQNGIIPQENSIHLAVDINPWALEATLDTAKLNSCQNSFLDVIQMDLNSSLRNNQVDVLIFNPPYVPAECVPDVPGSREEADQWLDLALLGGKDGMAITDKLLQKLEQILSPDGIAYILFCARNNPEKVIQKFRKAYGWNVKLVETRKAGWEVLSVYSFTR from the coding sequence atGTTACCGACCCCTTATGTAAAATGCGACTACACCAAAGTGTACGAGCCTGCCGAGGATAGCTTCCTCTTATTAGATTGTTTAGAGAAAGAACAGGACTTCTTAAAACAAAGATTTAGTTGTCGTTTGACCATTGTTTGTGAGATTGGCTCCGGATCGGGTATCGTTACAACATTTTTGATGCAAAATGGGATAATACCGCAAGAAAACTCTATTCACTTAGCTGTGGATATCAATCCATGGGCGCTCGAAGCAACCTTGGATACGGCAAAGTTGAATTCATGTCAGAACTCTTTCTTGGATGTGATTCAAATGGATTTGAATTCTAGTCTTCGAAATAACCAAGTTGATGTCCTTATATTTAATCCCCCGTATGTACCAGCAGAATGCGTGCCAGATGTTCCAGGGTCAAGGGAGGAAGCAGATCAATGGCTCGATTTAGCATTATTGGGCGGAAAAGATGGAATGGCGATTACTGACAAACTGTTACAAAAATTAGAGCAAATCCTTTCTCCAGATGGTATTGCTTATATCTTATTCTGTGCAAGAAATAATCCTGAAAAAgtcattcaaaaatttcgtAAGGCTTACGGATGGAATGTAAAATTAGTTGAAACGAGAAAGGCGGGATGGGAAGTTCTTAGCGTTTATAGTTTTACAAGATGA
- the PEX7 gene encoding Pex7p (similar to Saccharomyces cerevisiae PEX7 (YDR142C); ancestral locus Anc_8.316): MLSYHMQGFSGYGVQYSPFFDNKLAVAASSNFGLVGNGKLYILEIGREGKIAEVNSFLTQDCLFDVAWNESHENQVLVAQGDGTLRLFDTTLKEFPIAIFKEHEREVFSCNWNLVNRQNFLSSSWDGSIKIWSPLRKQSLMSLTPRPLEITKMVDPLNAILLNKKNHTGISKNKNCVYQAQFSPHDPNLVISCSGNSYASLFDIRLPPSKNQNNFLVHSGLEALTCDFNKYRPYVVATGGVDNAIRIWDIRMLTTNGSATNNRTTQNQTHNPSCINEIINAHGLAIRKVSWSPHHSNILMSASYDMTCRIWRDLSNDGTKETYKTNSTDARKGSILNFTKHSEFVFGIDWSLWGKPGYVASTAWDGNLFVWNGLGY; the protein is encoded by the coding sequence ATGCTCAGCTATCATATGCAGGGTTTTAGTGGATATGGAGTTCAATATTCTCCATTCTTCGACAACAAGCTCGCGGTAGCTGCCAGTTCAAACTTCGGCTTAGTTGGAAACGGTAAGTTATACATACTCGAGATAGGTCGTGAGGGTAAAATAGCAGAGGTTAATTCATTTCTGACACAGGATTGCTTGTTTGACGTTGCATGGAATGAAAGTCATGAAAATCAAGTACTGGTGGCACAAGGAGACGGCACATTACGCTTGTTCGATACGACCTTGAAAGAGTTTCCTATTGCCATATTTAAGGAACATGAAAGAGAAGTTTTCAGTTGCAATTGGAACTTGGTTAACAGGCAGAACTTTTTGAGCAGCTCATGGGATGGGTCCATAAAAATATGGTCTCCTTTGAGAAAGCAGAGTTTAATGAGCCTTACCCCACGACCTTTAGAAATTACCAAGATGGTGGATCCGCTGAATGCAATTTTattaaacaagaaaaaccaTACTGGTATctctaaaaataaaaactgtGTATACCAAGCACAATTTTCTCCCCATGACCCAAACTTGGTCATATCCTGTTCCGGAAATTCATATGCAAGCCTATTCGACATCAGGTTACCGCCGAGCAAGAATCAGAATAATTTTCTGGTGCATTCAGGTCTAGAAGCATTGACTTGCGATTTCAATAAATATAGACCATATGTGGTTGCTACAGGCGGTGTAGACAACGCGATTAGAATCTGGGATATTAGGATGTTAACTACAAATGGATCAGCCACAAACAACAGGACAACGCAGAACCAAACCCATAACCCGTCATGCATTAATGAGATAATCAATGCACACGGGCTAGCAATCAGAAAAGTTAGTTGGTCGCCTCATCattcaaatattttgatGTCTGCTTCATATGATATGACTTGTCGAATATGGAGAGATCTCAGTAATGATGGCACAAAGGAAACCTATAAAACTAACTCTACGGATGCTAGGAAGGGCTCCATTTTAAATTTCACCAAGCATTCAGAATTCGTATTTGGAATTGATTGGAGCCTGTGGGGAAAGCCGGGCTACGTAGCTTCCACTGCATGGGATGGCAATTTGTTTGTATGGAATGGCTTAGGTTATTGA
- the HPR1 gene encoding Hpr1p (similar to Saccharomyces cerevisiae HPR1 (YDR138W); ancestral locus Anc_8.306), which translates to MSNIEDLIQDSVGFFHKIFESFPVSLYTIENEPLPSTMFHENILKFEWEPLKNHILTIQDKDFFIDIVLKRFIIDSMTNAIEGGEENNLERGLLNSCICLDFVYYSRVNRTNPSSWGNSFFELFSTTIDLLNSPTTFSKFWPYAESRIEWFKMNTSVEPVLLGESNLISYKQPLYEKLRHWNDILVKLENNDMLNTTKHYNMKYKIENFLSELLPINEESNFNRSASISNSQESGSKWNGSTSEREGSRNSDVIFSADYNFVFYHLITCPIEFAFSDVEYKNDVDRSLSPLLDAILEIEENFYGKIKMNNKTRYSLEEALNTDYYANYDIMTPKLPVYMKHSHAMKKDRNEFWTNLQNIKKSGDFIFRPTIMDISLKNTNSLYRQLTQEDNDYYRKQFILQLCFTTNLIRNLFSSDETKNFYKNCYLRENPLSNVDFENLDETNKKRGLSLCSYICENRVLKFYKIKDPDFYNVIKKLMSSDEMFSAAKIDGFKEFQNFKISKDKLSSPDFDKTFKKFSFIKMGSKLINNVWKIAIGLDKIEQEVKKPEGVYEAAQAKWESKIPSEISRGEAKDEIIRQWQTLRFLRSRYLFDFDKVSENTGVDGLFEKSAKSGALNDGFKEKLLYKINQDHRKKLQDAREYRIGKEQKKRTLEEEASVRQEPKKKSQCLDVTSQTKGEELKGKETPREQEVTEENSETAGMGFPPQDADDRAVSEKSDLEGTGVQLENPKAEKQNITVSDKDNNSLSQMNDINTPLAKY; encoded by the coding sequence ATGTCaaatattgaagatttgatTCAAGATTCAGTGGGTTTTTTCCACAAAATCTTCGAATCATTTCCGGTCTCCCTTTACaccattgaaaatgaacCACTTCCGTCTACAATGTTCCATGAAAATATCCTTAAATTTGAGTGGGAGCCACTCAAGAACCATATTCTAACAATTCAAgataaagatttttttattgacaTTGTTCTTAAAAGATTCATCATAGATTCCATGACGAATGCCATTGAGGgtggagaagaaaataatctTGAAAGAGGGTTGTTAAATTCGTGTATATGCCTCGATTTTGTATATTATTCAAGAGTCAACAGAACCAATCCGTCTAGCTGGGGAAACTCCTTTTTTGAATTATTTTCTACAACCATTGATCTGCTAAACTCACCAACTACATTTTCGAAATTTTGGCCCTATGCTGAATCGCGTATTGAATGGTTCAAAATGAATACGTCTGTTGAACCAGTATTATTAGGAGAAAGTAATCTGATTAGTTACAAGCAGCCGCTATATGAAAAGTTACGCCATTGGAATGATATTTTGGTGAAActagaaaataatgatatgCTCAATACAACAAAACATTATAAtatgaaatataaaatTGAGAACTTTCTATCAGAACTATTACCTATAAATGAGGAATCAAATTTCAATAGATCCGCTTCTATTTCAAACTCACAGGAGTCTGGTAGCAAATGGAATGGATCAACATCTGAACGAGAGGGTAGTCGTAATTCCGATGTTATCTTCTCTGCAGACTATAATTTTGTGTTTTATCACCTTATAACTTGCCCAATTGAGTTTGCCTTCAGCGATgtagaatataaaaatgatgtTGATAGATCATTAAGCCCTCTCCTTGATGCAATTTTGGAAATCGAAGAAAACTTTTATGGTAAAATCAAGATGAACAATAAGACTAGATATTCCCTAGAAGAAGCTTTGAATACTGACTATTATGCTAATTATGATATTATGACCCCCAAGCTACCTGTGTATATGAAACACTCTCATGCAATGAAGAAGGACagaaatgaattttggacaaatttacaaaatatTAAGAAATCTGGAGACTTTATTTTTCGACCTACAATTATGGacatttctttaaaaaacaCGAATAGTCTTTATAGGCAATTGACTcaagaagataatgattACTACCGCAAACAATTCATTTTGCAGCTATGTTTTACAACAAATCTTATACGTAATCTATTTTCTTCCGATGAGACAAAGAATTTCTATAAAAATTGTTATTTGAGGGAAAACCCCTTAAGCAatgttgattttgaaaatcttgATGAAACGAATAAAAAGCGCGGTCTTAGCTTGTGTTCATACATCTGCGAGAATCgtgttttgaaattttataaaatcaaagaCCCTGATTTTTATAACGTTATTAAGAAGTTGATGTCTTCCGATGAAATGTTTTCAGCTGCTAAGATTGATGGTTTCAAGgagtttcaaaatttcaagatatcTAAAGATAAGCTATCGTCGCCTGATTTCGataaaactttcaaaaagttttcctttattaAGATGGGGAGTAAGTTGATCAACAATGTCTGGAAAATTGCTATTGGTCTAGACAAGATTGAACAAGAGGTAAAGAAGCCTGAGGGTGTGTATGAAGCAGCCCAAGCGAAGTGGGAATCAAAAATTCCCTCCGAAATTTCTAGAGGAGAAGcaaaagatgaaataaTCCGACAATGGCAAACTCTACGCTTTTTGAGATCGCGATACTTGTTTGATTTCGACAAAGTTAGTGAAAATACCGGCGTTGACGGTTTGTTCGAAAAATCAGCAAAATCAGGAGCATTAAATGACGGTTTTAAGGAGAAACTCCTGTACAAAATTAACCAGGATCATAGGAAGAAACTGCAAGACGCTAGAGAGTATAGAATCGGAAAAgaacagaagaagagaacaCTGGAGGAAGAGGCATCGGTAAGGCaagaaccaaaaaaaaagtcacaATGTTTAGATGTTACTTCACAAACGAAGGGAGAAGAGTTGAAAGGTAAAGAGACACCACGAGAACAAGAAGTgacagaagaaaattctgAAACAGCAGGCATGGGATTTCCCCCACAAGATGCTGATGATAGAGCGGTTAGTGAGAAGTCTGATTTAGAAGGTACTGGAGTTCAACTAGAGAATCCAAAGgctgaaaaacaaaatataacCGTTTCAGACAAGGATAACAATTCGCTTAGTCAAATGAATGACATAAATACACCCTTAGCAAAATATTAG